The Hymenobacter sp. 5317J-9 genome has a window encoding:
- a CDS encoding VF530 family protein: protein MSFLRAADARDESGHLISELHGVTLAAILEYLVAAYGWPELDARLRMNCFADNPSIKSSLTFLRRTPWARAKVEALYIKARSAEVQGRPRP, encoded by the coding sequence ATGTCTTTCCTCCGCGCCGCCGACGCCCGCGACGAATCGGGCCACCTCATCAGCGAGTTGCACGGCGTCACGCTCGCCGCCATTCTGGAGTACCTGGTGGCCGCCTACGGCTGGCCCGAGCTCGACGCGCGCCTGCGCATGAACTGCTTCGCCGACAACCCCAGCATCAAGTCCAGCCTCACGTTTTTGCGGCGCACGCCCTGGGCCCGCGCCAAGGTGGAAGCCCTTTACATTAAAGCCCGCTCGGCCGAAGTGCAGGGCCGCCCGCGCCCCTAA
- a CDS encoding SOS response-associated peptidase encodes MCGRYTFIAPAPTIEQRFDATFTEPAPTTYNAAPSQRLPIITNAAPGQIQLLSWGLVPGWSKDPAAGPKPINARAETLAEKPSFRQLLGRKRCLVLADSFFEWQATPAGKVPHRILLRNEQPFAFAGLWDEWVDRGTGEVHPTFTIITTEPNELMANIHNRMPVILPTRAAEQAWLDDGLGLKAHQDLLLPYDAAAMQEYVISKRVNSPANNDPEVLAAA; translated from the coding sequence ATGTGTGGCCGCTACACCTTCATTGCCCCCGCGCCAACCATTGAGCAGCGCTTCGATGCCACGTTCACCGAGCCCGCGCCCACTACTTACAACGCCGCGCCCTCGCAGCGCCTGCCCATCATCACCAACGCCGCCCCCGGCCAGATTCAGCTACTGAGCTGGGGCTTGGTGCCCGGCTGGAGCAAGGACCCCGCCGCCGGCCCCAAGCCCATCAACGCCCGCGCCGAAACGCTGGCCGAGAAACCCAGCTTCCGGCAGCTGCTGGGGCGCAAGCGCTGCCTGGTGCTGGCCGACAGCTTTTTTGAGTGGCAGGCCACGCCGGCCGGCAAGGTGCCGCACCGCATCCTGCTGCGCAATGAGCAGCCCTTCGCCTTCGCCGGGCTCTGGGATGAGTGGGTGGACCGCGGCACCGGCGAGGTGCACCCCACCTTCACCATCATCACCACCGAGCCCAACGAGCTGATGGCCAATATTCACAACCGCATGCCGGTCATTCTGCCCACCCGCGCCGCCGAGCAGGCCTGGCTCGACGACGGCCTGGGCCTGAAGGCCCACCAGGACCTGTTGTTGCCCTACGATGCCGCCGCCATGCAGGAATACGTCATCAGCAAGCGCGTGAACTCGCCAGCTAACAACGACCCGGAAGTGCTGGCCGCCGCCTGA
- a CDS encoding septal ring lytic transglycosylase RlpA family protein has translation MTFHSRANPLSTRLLLLLFLALGLLSSCGSSRNAGNDSKGNYSKFSQSGLGSYYANKFNGRATASGSIYRPGQMTAAHNTLPFGTVIRVTNTRNGRSVDVTVTDRGPHTKGYIVDVSRRAAAQLDIIEAGVVPVRVTVVRAASAP, from the coding sequence ATGACTTTCCATTCCAGAGCCAACCCGCTGTCTACCCGGTTATTGCTGCTGCTATTCCTGGCGCTGGGCCTGCTGTCGTCGTGCGGCAGCAGCCGCAACGCCGGCAACGACAGCAAGGGCAACTACAGCAAGTTTTCCCAATCGGGCCTCGGGTCTTATTACGCCAACAAGTTCAACGGCCGGGCCACGGCCAGCGGCTCCATCTACCGGCCGGGCCAGATGACGGCGGCCCACAACACGCTGCCCTTCGGCACGGTCATTCGGGTCACCAACACGCGTAACGGCCGCTCCGTCGACGTGACGGTGACCGACCGCGGGCCGCACACCAAGGGCTACATCGTGGATGTGTCGCGGCGCGCGGCGGCGCAGCTCGACATCATCGAAGCCGGCGTGGTGCCCGTGCGCGTGACCGTGGTGCGGGCAGCCAGCGCACCCTAA
- a CDS encoding glycoside hydrolase family 25 protein has translation MPNSSATRRAAPSASPRAPRRAWRRPLLAGLLLALVLSAIYYRRHQVQVNRYARRAWATFTQNGLTGREKTPLLAGYSVHGIDVSAYQGRIDWPEVARNKVRFAFIKASEGATLRDQRFARNWKEARKAGVLCGAYHYFQPNRDGQVQADLFARTVPLAPGDLPPVLDVEASNFHDVAVLRREVARWLRLIEAHYGVRPILYSNHSFYRRHLAGHFDSYPLWLAHYEVEKPAMPANKWIIWQHSDEAYVPGIRGVVDFNVFQGSFEQLQALRVPAPRPKAAAPSPASKSRPARRP, from the coding sequence ATGCCGAATTCGTCCGCCACCCGTCGCGCCGCCCCGTCCGCCTCGCCCCGTGCCCCCCGCCGGGCCTGGCGCCGCCCGCTGCTGGCCGGCCTGCTGCTGGCGCTGGTGCTCAGCGCGATATACTACCGCCGCCACCAGGTGCAGGTGAACCGCTACGCCCGCCGGGCCTGGGCCACCTTCACTCAGAATGGCCTGACGGGCCGCGAGAAAACCCCGCTGCTGGCCGGCTATTCGGTGCACGGCATCGACGTGTCGGCCTACCAGGGGCGCATCGACTGGCCCGAGGTGGCGCGCAATAAGGTGCGGTTTGCCTTCATCAAGGCCAGCGAGGGCGCCACGCTGCGCGACCAGCGCTTTGCCCGCAACTGGAAGGAAGCCCGCAAAGCCGGGGTGCTCTGCGGCGCCTACCACTACTTCCAGCCCAACCGCGACGGCCAGGTGCAGGCCGACCTGTTTGCCCGCACCGTGCCCCTGGCCCCCGGCGACCTGCCGCCCGTGCTCGACGTGGAAGCCTCTAATTTCCACGACGTGGCCGTGCTGCGCCGCGAGGTGGCCCGCTGGCTGCGCCTCATCGAGGCGCACTACGGCGTGCGGCCCATTCTTTATTCCAACCACAGCTTCTACCGCCGCCACCTGGCCGGGCACTTCGACAGCTACCCGCTCTGGCTGGCGCACTACGAGGTGGAAAAGCCCGCCATGCCCGCCAACAAGTGGATTATCTGGCAGCACTCCGACGAAGCCTACGTGCCCGGCATCCGCGGCGTGGTCGATTTCAACGTGTTTCAGGGCAGCTTCGAGCAGCTGCAGGCCCTGCGGGTGCCGGCTCCGCGCCCCAAAGCCGCGGCCCCTTCCCCGGCTTCCAAAAGCCGGCCGGCGCGTCGGCCCTGA